In one Candidatus Neomarinimicrobiota bacterium genomic region, the following are encoded:
- a CDS encoding acetate--CoA ligase family protein, giving the protein MKKHNKLDGIFRPESVAVIGASSKRHSLGWEILNNLILSEFKGKVFPINPHADQIHSIKSYKSILAVKDAIDLAVISIPASSVLKVVRECGKKGVKGLVVITAGFKEIGGEGVKLEAELMKIIKRYGMRMVGPNCMGIINTDEDVSLNASFARGRPEAGKIGFLSQSGALGESILSHAKNLGIGISKFVSMGNKSDISGNDLLEEWEHDKNVELILMYLESFGNPRKFTPIAKRISKNIPIIAVKAGRTVAGARATISHTGALAGMDVATGALFAQCGVIRVTSIEEMFDVSKAFLSQPVPLNDKVAILSNAGGPAIMATDACVRLGLDVVELSKEIQSKLRKVLPREAAVSNPIDIIATGGPERYKAALDILIKEKDIGSIICVFIPPITVDAPGVARVIVGANKKTKKTILSVFMSKNEQEEGVQILKKGGVPVYLFPESAAKALSAMVRRRLWLDKPKGTIKRFKPKREEVRKIFRSVRKNKRLSLTASESFSVLQCYGIKSVKSLTAKNVLDAVENAGKIGYPVAMKIDSLKASHKSDVGGVMLDLRTPEDAKKAFKKIGENAKKAGIAKSDYEVLIQEFRSGGVETILGVQQNPSFGPLLMFGLGGIHVEILKDVSFGITPLSNIDAKEMVQSIKGYQLLKGTRGQDAVNEDAIEDAIQRLSRLVTDFEDIAELDINPFLVQPKSVQSMALDARIVLTKK; this is encoded by the coding sequence TTGAAAAAACATAACAAACTTGACGGAATATTCCGACCTGAATCCGTGGCGGTAATCGGAGCTTCAAGTAAGAGGCATTCATTGGGTTGGGAAATATTGAATAATCTGATTTTGTCAGAGTTCAAAGGTAAGGTTTTTCCGATAAATCCTCACGCCGATCAAATTCATAGCATTAAATCGTATAAGTCAATACTTGCAGTCAAAGATGCAATTGATCTTGCCGTTATTTCAATTCCGGCGAGCTCCGTATTAAAAGTTGTGAGGGAATGCGGTAAAAAAGGCGTTAAAGGTTTAGTGGTTATCACAGCCGGATTCAAAGAAATTGGCGGCGAAGGAGTCAAACTTGAAGCCGAGCTGATGAAAATTATTAAAAGATATGGGATGAGAATGGTTGGTCCCAACTGTATGGGCATTATAAATACCGATGAGGATGTAAGCCTAAATGCAAGTTTTGCGCGGGGGAGACCCGAAGCCGGAAAAATCGGGTTTCTTTCACAGTCAGGCGCTTTAGGAGAGTCGATTTTAAGCCACGCGAAAAACCTCGGAATTGGCATTTCTAAGTTTGTGAGCATGGGGAATAAATCGGATATATCCGGTAATGACCTTCTTGAGGAGTGGGAACACGATAAAAATGTTGAGTTGATACTTATGTATTTAGAGAGTTTTGGAAACCCCAGAAAATTCACTCCCATTGCAAAGCGGATAAGCAAAAATATACCGATAATCGCTGTGAAGGCCGGAAGAACAGTTGCGGGAGCCAGGGCTACCATATCTCACACAGGCGCATTAGCAGGAATGGATGTGGCGACAGGAGCGTTATTCGCACAGTGCGGCGTAATAAGGGTCACGTCAATTGAAGAGATGTTCGACGTATCTAAAGCGTTTCTCTCTCAACCGGTTCCGCTAAACGATAAAGTAGCTATCCTTAGTAATGCAGGCGGTCCGGCTATAATGGCTACCGATGCGTGCGTTCGACTTGGATTAGATGTAGTGGAACTTTCGAAAGAGATTCAATCAAAACTCAGAAAAGTTCTGCCAAGGGAAGCGGCGGTTTCAAATCCGATTGACATAATAGCTACGGGCGGACCGGAGCGATATAAGGCCGCGCTGGATATTCTAATAAAGGAAAAGGATATCGGGTCTATAATCTGTGTATTCATTCCTCCCATAACCGTTGATGCGCCCGGTGTGGCAAGAGTTATAGTCGGCGCCAATAAAAAGACGAAAAAGACTATCCTGTCCGTATTCATGTCGAAAAATGAGCAGGAAGAGGGAGTGCAAATATTAAAGAAGGGAGGAGTTCCGGTTTACCTTTTCCCTGAATCAGCTGCGAAAGCCTTATCTGCAATGGTGCGGAGAAGACTCTGGCTCGATAAACCAAAAGGGACTATAAAACGGTTTAAGCCGAAGAGAGAAGAAGTCCGAAAAATATTCAGGAGCGTGAGAAAAAATAAGAGATTGTCATTGACAGCGTCAGAATCATTTAGTGTACTTCAATGCTATGGAATAAAGTCGGTGAAATCGCTCACAGCGAAGAACGTTCTGGACGCAGTTGAAAACGCAGGAAAAATCGGATACCCGGTAGCTATGAAAATTGACAGCCTGAAGGCAAGTCACAAATCGGATGTAGGGGGAGTGATGCTTGACCTTAGAACTCCGGAAGACGCGAAAAAAGCATTTAAAAAAATAGGCGAAAACGCTAAGAAAGCCGGCATCGCAAAATCGGATTACGAAGTATTGATACAGGAATTCAGAAGTGGCGGAGTGGAGACAATACTCGGGGTTCAACAGAATCCGAGTTTCGGTCCGCTGCTGATGTTTGGACTCGGCGGAATTCATGTGGAAATTCTAAAAGACGTTTCATTTGGAATTACTCCTCTCTCAAATATTGATGCAAAGGAAATGGTACAATCCATAAAGGGCTATCAATTGTTGAAAGGAACGAGAGGTCAGGATGCGGTAAACGAAGATGCTATAGAGGATGCGATACAGCGGCTTTCAAGATTGGTAACAGATTTTGAGGATATCGCCGAGTTGGACATCAACCCATTTCTCGTTCAGCCAAAGTCGGTACAATCAATGGCTCTTGACGCACGGATTGTCTTAACAAAAAAATAA
- a CDS encoding glycine--tRNA ligase has translation MSLIDKIVSLAKQRGFIFPGSEIYGGVGSTYDYGPLGVELKLNIKNFWWKSMTYRDDIVGIDSSILMHPKVWEASGHVEGFTDPMVDCRQCKSRFKEDEIPQKNLDSGQCPKCGTKESLTEARKFNLMFKTHVGPVEEDATIAYLRPETAQGVYVNFQNVLGTSRQKIPFGIAQIGKAFRNEITPGNFIFRTREFEQMEMQYFVKPGDDEKYFEQWIDIRLKWYDGLGISSYKLRLHEHSPDELAHYAKKAFDIEYEFPFGWKELEGIHNRTDFDLKRHTEYSGKKLDYFDEPTGERYTPYVIETSAGVDRTLLVCLLDAYTEEEVKGEKRVVLKLNPKLSPIKVGVFPLIKKDGMPEFAEKLKDELSKHFATFYDSKGAIGRRYRRMDEAGTPFGITVDSQSMEDGTVTIRDRDSMEQERIAADSATSYLTEKLST, from the coding sequence ATTTCCCTTATCGACAAGATAGTATCCCTCGCCAAGCAAAGAGGGTTTATTTTTCCCGGATCAGAAATTTATGGCGGCGTAGGTTCCACCTATGATTATGGCCCGCTCGGTGTCGAACTTAAATTAAACATTAAGAATTTTTGGTGGAAGTCAATGACCTATCGTGATGATATCGTGGGTATCGATTCTTCCATATTGATGCATCCGAAAGTCTGGGAAGCGTCAGGACATGTTGAGGGGTTTACAGATCCTATGGTGGATTGCAGGCAGTGCAAATCCCGTTTTAAAGAAGATGAAATACCTCAAAAGAATCTTGATTCCGGGCAATGTCCGAAATGCGGGACCAAAGAATCTCTCACAGAAGCGCGAAAATTCAACCTTATGTTTAAAACCCATGTCGGCCCCGTTGAAGAGGATGCTACTATAGCATATTTGAGACCGGAAACGGCACAGGGGGTTTATGTAAATTTTCAGAACGTCTTAGGGACAAGCCGACAAAAGATTCCGTTCGGCATAGCTCAAATTGGGAAAGCATTCAGAAATGAAATAACGCCCGGTAATTTCATATTTCGCACAAGAGAATTCGAGCAGATGGAAATGCAGTATTTCGTCAAACCGGGCGACGATGAAAAATATTTCGAACAATGGATAGACATTCGTCTGAAGTGGTATGACGGCTTAGGAATCAGTAGTTATAAACTCCGCCTGCATGAACATAGTCCTGACGAGCTGGCTCACTACGCTAAGAAGGCGTTTGACATAGAATATGAATTTCCTTTTGGCTGGAAAGAGTTGGAAGGAATTCATAACAGAACGGATTTTGACCTGAAACGGCACACGGAATATTCCGGCAAAAAACTCGATTACTTCGATGAACCGACCGGTGAAAGATATACTCCTTATGTCATAGAGACTTCCGCCGGTGTTGACCGCACCCTGTTAGTCTGTCTCCTTGACGCTTATACAGAAGAAGAAGTGAAGGGTGAAAAAAGGGTGGTTTTAAAACTCAATCCTAAGCTTTCCCCGATCAAAGTCGGTGTGTTTCCGCTTATCAAAAAAGATGGTATGCCGGAGTTTGCCGAAAAACTCAAAGACGAACTGAGTAAACATTTCGCAACTTTTTATGATTCAAAAGGAGCAATCGGAAGGCGATACCGCCGAATGGATGAAGCGGGAACTCCGTTCGGAATCACAGTTGATTCACAATCGATGGAAGACGGAACCGTCACTATCCGCGACAGGGATTCTATGGAGCAAGAGCGGATAGCTGCTGACAGCGCCACTTCTTATTTAACCGAAAAACTTTCAACTTAA
- the topA gene encoding type I DNA topoisomerase has protein sequence MAKKLLIVESPSKAKTIGKYLGKEFTVQATVGHIRDLPKKELGVDLDNNFEPKYITIRGKGDIIKKLKTAAKNSDEILIATDPDREGEAIAFHISEIIGGKGNIRRVLFNEITKSGIKKGLESPRDLDFDKINSQQARRIMDRLVGYKVSPFLWKTLTYGLSAGRVQSVALRLICEREDEITKFVPMEYWTISASLKDKMDETFAANLFKIEGSDPEINNEKSSAAILNDLKSSDFIVTNINQKDMKRNPAPPFTTSTLQQAAARRQRLSPRNTMRIAQQLYEGIQIDSGELVGLITYMRTDSTRIADEALDAVRGFINTTAGNEYVPEKPRFFKKKKGAQDAHEAIRPTDVQLTPDSIKHSLSDDQFKLYDLIWRRFVASQTNQALFKQTSIDISAGDKYLFRTVGSIRTFDGYQRFYPDAKSEKDTFIPSKIEVDELLNLLEITPEQHFTKPPARFSESRLIQELDENGIGRPSTYSQIISTLYNREYVKKDEGRMVPSELGMTVNKILVLSFPNIFSVEFTARMEDELDQIESGNQNWKDALSDFYTPFEKTLNEVTEKSKEIKESLQEESDEICEECGKPMIVKWGRFGKFLSCTGWPECKSAKPLKSDEEAHQHLTDEKCDKCGGDMIVKRGRNGEFLACSNYPDCKNTKSIPIGVQCPNDGGDLVARRTKRGRTFYGCSNYPDCDFAIWQRPKAVTCPECEYSFMVVKGGKDGESVLQCTNCKAEVKESEAAVEED, from the coding sequence ATGGCAAAAAAACTACTTATAGTCGAATCACCATCCAAGGCGAAGACAATTGGAAAATATCTTGGAAAGGAATTCACTGTTCAAGCAACGGTTGGACATATACGAGACCTACCCAAAAAAGAATTGGGTGTAGACCTCGATAATAACTTCGAGCCAAAGTACATCACTATTCGCGGTAAGGGCGATATAATTAAAAAATTAAAAACCGCTGCGAAGAATTCTGATGAAATTCTGATAGCCACTGACCCTGACAGAGAGGGTGAAGCAATTGCGTTCCATATCAGTGAAATTATCGGGGGTAAGGGAAATATACGGCGTGTCTTATTTAACGAGATTACTAAATCCGGCATAAAGAAGGGACTTGAATCTCCAAGAGATTTAGATTTTGATAAGATCAACTCTCAACAGGCACGAAGAATTATGGATAGGCTTGTAGGTTATAAGGTTAGTCCGTTTCTTTGGAAAACTCTTACCTACGGTCTTTCCGCCGGCAGAGTACAATCGGTGGCTCTCCGGCTTATATGCGAACGGGAAGACGAAATCACTAAATTCGTTCCGATGGAATATTGGACTATTTCCGCCTCGCTTAAAGACAAAATGGATGAAACCTTCGCTGCTAATCTATTTAAAATTGAAGGCTCCGATCCCGAAATAAATAACGAAAAGTCATCCGCCGCAATTCTCAATGACCTTAAGAGTTCAGATTTTATTGTCACTAACATAAATCAAAAAGATATGAAGAGAAATCCCGCTCCCCCGTTTACTACGAGCACTCTGCAACAAGCGGCCGCCCGCAGACAGCGTCTTTCTCCGAGAAACACTATGAGGATAGCGCAACAGCTTTATGAGGGAATTCAGATTGACAGTGGTGAATTGGTCGGGTTGATTACTTATATGAGAACTGATTCCACGAGAATAGCCGATGAAGCATTGGATGCAGTTCGAGGATTTATCAATACAACCGCCGGAAACGAATACGTTCCCGAAAAACCAAGATTCTTTAAAAAGAAGAAAGGCGCTCAGGACGCTCATGAGGCTATCCGACCTACTGATGTTCAGCTCACGCCTGATTCCATCAAACATAGCCTGTCGGACGATCAGTTTAAACTTTACGACCTGATTTGGCGAAGATTCGTAGCCTCTCAAACAAATCAGGCGCTTTTCAAACAGACATCTATAGATATTTCCGCAGGAGATAAATATCTCTTTAGAACTGTTGGCAGTATCAGAACTTTTGACGGTTATCAACGTTTTTATCCTGACGCAAAAAGCGAGAAAGATACTTTCATTCCTTCAAAAATTGAGGTTGATGAACTGCTTAATTTACTTGAAATAACGCCGGAACAGCATTTCACCAAACCGCCGGCTCGATTCTCGGAGAGTCGGTTGATTCAGGAACTCGACGAAAATGGAATCGGCAGACCAAGTACATATTCTCAAATTATTTCTACCTTATATAATCGGGAATATGTGAAGAAAGACGAAGGAAGAATGGTTCCGTCAGAACTTGGTATGACAGTGAACAAAATTCTTGTTTTAAGCTTTCCGAATATTTTCAGCGTTGAATTTACCGCTCGGATGGAAGATGAACTCGATCAGATAGAATCAGGTAACCAAAATTGGAAAGACGCCCTCTCGGATTTTTACACTCCTTTCGAGAAGACTCTGAACGAGGTAACGGAAAAATCAAAAGAAATAAAGGAATCACTGCAAGAGGAATCGGACGAAATTTGCGAAGAATGCGGCAAGCCTATGATTGTTAAATGGGGTAGATTCGGAAAGTTTTTATCCTGTACCGGCTGGCCTGAATGTAAAAGCGCCAAACCTCTTAAATCTGACGAAGAAGCTCACCAACATCTCACAGACGAAAAATGTGATAAATGCGGCGGAGATATGATTGTGAAAAGAGGCAGAAACGGCGAGTTTTTAGCCTGCTCAAACTACCCCGATTGTAAAAATACGAAATCTATTCCAATCGGCGTTCAGTGCCCGAATGACGGAGGCGATCTCGTAGCCCGCAGAACAAAACGGGGAAGGACATTTTACGGCTGTTCAAATTACCCTGATTGTGATTTTGCGATTTGGCAAAGACCTAAAGCGGTTACATGCCCTGAATGCGAGTATTCTTTTATGGTCGTAAAGGGTGGCAAAGACGGTGAATCTGTTCTGCAATGCACGAACTGTAAAGCCGAGGTTAAGGAATCAGAGGCCGCTGTCGAGGAAGATTAG
- a CDS encoding amidohydrolase encodes MIKILSLALFCSIAFGCARNDADKIFINAVIYTMNSQNETANSMAVKDGIIIYIGNKEDLFNHSNDKTEIIDLMGNTVVPGLTDAHMHIEGTGKFLQLLNLVGTTSAQEISDKIRSAASSIAPGDWIEGRGWDQNDWEVKNFPTSQMLSEAAPNNPVVLGRVDGHAIWVNNKTLEIAGISAETPDPEGGRIIRLSGTNEPSGVLIDNAMLLVNEVKPPPSKDLKKRRIVHALSYALKLGITTLHDAGSSSDNVDIYKELAEKGRLVPRVYVMLDDEENLKEKYFKSGPQIGLYNNHLNIRTMKFYADGALGSRGAALLEPYSDDPDNSGWLLTPEDELRSKIKRAAKLGFQVSTHAIGDRGNRLTLDIYEELSNGNDTRHRIEHSQTLSLADIPRFKKLGVIPSMQPTHQSADMYWAEDRLGSERIKGAYAWRKLIDSGVVIPGGSDSPVESLNPLWGIYAAVTRQDHKGFPENGWYPEERMTIEEAVRMFSSWAAFASFEEDLKGTLEVGKLADFTVLSKDIFKNEPLDLLKTNILMTVIGGEIWYDNLLKNGNILLADK; translated from the coding sequence ATGATTAAAATTCTTTCTTTAGCTCTTTTCTGCTCAATCGCTTTTGGGTGCGCTCGTAACGACGCCGATAAAATATTTATCAATGCCGTTATCTACACCATGAATTCTCAAAATGAAACAGCAAATTCTATGGCTGTCAAAGATGGAATAATAATCTATATAGGAAATAAAGAAGATTTATTTAATCATTCAAACGATAAAACCGAGATAATTGATTTAATGGGGAACACCGTTGTCCCCGGTCTCACTGACGCGCATATGCATATTGAAGGTACGGGCAAATTTCTCCAACTGTTAAATCTTGTGGGTACAACAAGCGCTCAGGAAATATCTGACAAAATCCGGTCTGCCGCTTCTTCTATAGCTCCCGGAGATTGGATCGAAGGACGCGGTTGGGATCAAAACGATTGGGAAGTAAAGAATTTTCCCACATCTCAAATGCTAAGCGAAGCGGCTCCCAATAACCCTGTTGTTCTTGGTCGAGTGGATGGTCACGCAATATGGGTCAATAACAAGACTCTTGAGATTGCCGGAATATCCGCTGAAACTCCTGACCCCGAAGGAGGTCGAATTATCAGGCTATCCGGTACAAATGAACCTTCCGGCGTGCTTATAGATAACGCTATGCTTCTCGTGAATGAAGTGAAACCGCCTCCTTCAAAGGATTTGAAAAAGAGAAGAATAGTCCATGCTTTATCTTATGCTCTCAAATTAGGCATCACAACTTTGCACGATGCGGGGTCCAGCTCAGATAATGTGGATATTTATAAAGAGCTCGCTGAGAAAGGTAGGCTTGTTCCAAGGGTCTATGTGATGCTTGATGATGAGGAAAACTTAAAAGAAAAATATTTCAAATCAGGCCCTCAAATCGGCCTGTATAACAATCACTTGAATATTCGAACAATGAAATTTTATGCTGACGGCGCTCTCGGTTCCAGAGGGGCTGCGTTGCTTGAGCCATATTCAGATGACCCGGACAATTCCGGGTGGCTGTTAACTCCTGAAGATGAGCTGCGTTCAAAAATCAAGAGAGCGGCAAAGCTCGGTTTTCAGGTCAGCACTCACGCTATCGGTGATCGGGGAAACAGATTAACTCTCGATATTTACGAAGAATTGTCGAATGGAAACGATACACGGCATCGAATTGAGCATTCACAAACGCTCTCTTTAGCGGACATCCCAAGATTTAAAAAACTCGGAGTAATACCATCTATGCAGCCTACACATCAATCTGCGGATATGTATTGGGCGGAAGACCGGCTCGGCAGCGAACGAATTAAGGGCGCTTATGCCTGGAGAAAACTAATTGATTCGGGGGTCGTTATTCCGGGTGGATCCGATTCTCCCGTTGAGTCTCTAAACCCTCTTTGGGGAATATATGCAGCTGTTACCCGTCAGGACCATAAAGGTTTTCCTGAGAACGGATGGTATCCTGAGGAGCGAATGACCATTGAGGAAGCAGTAAGGATGTTCTCTTCCTGGGCCGCTTTCGCTTCATTTGAAGAGGATTTGAAGGGAACGCTTGAAGTCGGTAAACTCGCAGACTTTACAGTTCTTTCAAAAGATATATTCAAAAATGAACCTTTGGACTTGTTAAAAACGAATATATTGATGACCGTAATCGGTGGTGAAATATGGTATGACAATCTTTTGAAAAACGGAAATATCCTATTAGCTGATAAATAA
- a CDS encoding DMT family transporter gives MRTYIIIGIGLLAISSSSILIRWTDEIPSIVIAAYRLTVAGVFLAGATFKKGESLFSFNASKENKLILISGLALALHFVFWIESLKLTTIASSVALVYTLPIWAAMISRFFLKETLTQKQLIGILFAISGAAVIGFFGIDSGESSFVGNLLAVAGGFMAAVYLTIGRVIRRNKSAIAYSGSVYIIAASAVLLLTFIFSQPLTGYSNRMYILLIMIGIIPQLIGHTSFNWALKRRSATSVSVFMLGEPIGATLLGIFFLSEIPVKGEIIGGLILLIGIYLTSSNNGDHND, from the coding sequence TTGCGCACGTATATTATTATAGGAATTGGGCTTCTAGCTATCTCATCTTCTTCGATTCTTATCAGATGGACTGACGAGATTCCGTCTATCGTCATTGCGGCTTACAGGTTGACTGTCGCGGGTGTGTTTCTTGCCGGAGCCACTTTTAAAAAGGGCGAGTCACTATTTTCATTCAATGCCTCCAAGGAAAACAAATTAATACTAATTTCAGGATTAGCGTTAGCGCTTCATTTCGTCTTTTGGATTGAATCCCTTAAGCTGACTACCATAGCGAGTTCGGTTGCTCTTGTTTATACGTTACCGATTTGGGCCGCTATGATTTCCCGTTTTTTTCTTAAGGAGACACTAACGCAAAAGCAGCTTATCGGCATCCTGTTTGCTATAAGCGGCGCAGCTGTGATAGGATTTTTCGGAATTGATTCAGGCGAATCATCTTTTGTAGGTAACCTTCTTGCCGTCGCGGGTGGATTTATGGCGGCAGTGTATCTTACTATCGGTAGGGTTATCCGGCGGAATAAAAGCGCAATCGCTTACTCGGGAAGTGTTTACATTATAGCTGCTTCTGCCGTTCTGCTTTTGACGTTTATTTTCAGTCAACCGTTGACCGGATATTCAAACCGAATGTATATTCTTCTGATAATGATAGGAATTATTCCACAACTTATAGGGCACACATCCTTTAATTGGGCGCTCAAGCGGCGTTCTGCAACATCAGTATCTGTGTTTATGTTAGGAGAACCGATCGGAGCTACGTTGCTTGGAATTTTCTTCCTTTCAGAAATTCCCGTCAAAGGTGAAATAATCGGAGGTCTGATTCTTCTGATAGGAATATATCTTACTTCAAGTAATAACGGAGATCATAATGATTAA
- a CDS encoding heavy metal-binding domain-containing protein, with protein sequence MILLTTPSIEGKKIVKYIGLVTGTAILGANIFKDFMASIRDIVGGRSAAYEEELNKAKDIALTEMKRQAKDLGANAIIAVDLDYETIGAGGTNMLMVSTSGTAVVYKDKPMRRKVT encoded by the coding sequence ATGATACTACTTACTACTCCTTCCATAGAAGGGAAAAAAATAGTGAAGTATATAGGGCTTGTGACGGGTACTGCAATATTAGGCGCGAATATATTCAAAGATTTTATGGCGAGTATTCGTGATATCGTAGGAGGACGTTCCGCGGCATACGAAGAAGAACTTAATAAAGCAAAAGATATAGCGTTAACGGAAATGAAACGGCAGGCAAAGGACTTAGGCGCTAACGCTATAATAGCTGTTGACTTGGATTACGAAACCATAGGCGCAGGCGGAACCAATATGCTAATGGTGAGTACAAGCGGTACGGCAGTTGTCTATAAAGATAAGCCGATGCGCAGAAAAGTGACTTGA
- a CDS encoding TIGR00153 family protein, which translates to MRGLPALFSKSPFVPLQEHGERVMDTVKHLRPLFEALNEGDDAKFKELCAFIDEAEHQADIVKNNFRGETPKWLFLPVNRRDLLELLSTQDSVADKVQDVAAILVMRPLEILPEMEDGLFELIDRVIDTCNKSSEIINRLDELLEASFGGQEAKRVLAMITELGELEHDSDEAGKKFAKILFGLEKKIDPVSIIMWSRVLTHVGDVANHAENIGDHLRLLFSR; encoded by the coding sequence ATGAGAGGTCTTCCCGCATTATTCAGTAAATCTCCATTTGTGCCTCTTCAGGAGCACGGTGAGAGAGTAATGGATACGGTCAAGCATCTGCGTCCACTGTTCGAGGCGCTAAATGAAGGAGACGATGCAAAATTCAAAGAGCTTTGTGCTTTTATTGATGAGGCAGAACACCAGGCAGACATCGTAAAAAATAATTTTCGTGGCGAAACTCCTAAATGGCTTTTCTTGCCGGTGAACAGGAGAGATTTGCTGGAGTTGTTATCAACACAAGATTCGGTAGCCGATAAAGTTCAGGATGTTGCGGCTATTCTGGTAATGCGACCGTTGGAAATTCTTCCCGAGATGGAAGATGGATTGTTTGAGTTAATTGATAGGGTCATTGACACTTGCAATAAATCCTCAGAAATAATAAATAGACTCGACGAGCTTTTGGAAGCGTCGTTCGGGGGGCAGGAAGCTAAAAGAGTTCTGGCAATGATAACCGAACTTGGTGAATTGGAACACGATAGCGACGAGGCAGGGAAGAAATTCGCTAAAATTTTATTTGGACTCGAAAAAAAGATAGATCCTGTATCCATAATTATGTGGTCAAGAGTGCTCACTCATGTGGGGGACGTTGCAAATCATGCTGAAAATATCGGCGATCATCTAAGATTATTATTCTCCCGGTGA
- a CDS encoding inorganic phosphate transporter, with the protein MGPETILLYLALAFGFYMAWNIGANDVGNSMGTSVGSRALTLRQAVIIAAIANFAGAVLVGGNVTDTVRKGITDPLIYADNPETLLYGMLAALLAAGLWLQIATHFGWPVSTTHSIVGAVVGFGVIAGGVDSIDWIKVLTIASSWVISPLLSGIVAFLIFTFIRKYILNAADVMLATRRIVPLIFGFVIFIMSLVLLFKGLKHLHLLLTTEESVMLSLVLGFIAWATSGSLLHGVDINRYKRKFVLTQRMAKDDNLMLAKSLRKNLTFRDKNLNFASGTIHQRMDGIYDEMEMLATDIEENAYTEAKNFGGVDYHFVERIFGYLQVLSAVFVAFAHGANDVANAIGPLAAAVSIIQTKTVLVQVGVPIWLLLLGGIGIALGIATLGWKVMETIGKKITEITPSRGFAAEISAATVIAVASKLGIPISTTHTLVGAVFGVGLARGLASLNLSVVRNIIISWFVTVPAGAVFAVIIYYILKAIFGT; encoded by the coding sequence ATGGGTCCGGAAACCATTCTCCTCTATTTAGCTTTAGCGTTTGGATTTTATATGGCGTGGAATATCGGCGCCAATGATGTGGGAAATTCAATGGGTACCTCTGTCGGTTCGAGAGCGCTCACTCTCAGACAGGCGGTTATTATCGCTGCGATAGCAAATTTTGCCGGTGCGGTTCTCGTAGGTGGAAATGTAACAGATACTGTCCGCAAGGGAATCACAGACCCTCTTATTTACGCCGATAATCCTGAAACGCTTCTATATGGAATGCTGGCTGCCCTATTAGCAGCCGGATTGTGGTTGCAGATAGCAACACATTTCGGATGGCCTGTAAGCACCACACATTCCATTGTAGGTGCGGTCGTTGGATTCGGAGTTATCGCCGGCGGGGTAGATTCTATTGATTGGATAAAAGTTTTAACAATCGCATCATCCTGGGTAATCTCACCGTTATTAAGCGGTATTGTAGCGTTTCTCATATTCACATTCATCAGAAAATATATCCTTAATGCAGCAGATGTGATGCTTGCTACCAGGAGAATTGTTCCGCTCATTTTCGGGTTTGTAATATTTATTATGTCGCTCGTGCTTCTTTTCAAGGGGCTTAAGCATTTGCATCTGCTTCTAACAACAGAAGAATCTGTCATGCTGTCGTTGGTACTCGGATTCATCGCATGGGCTACGAGCGGGTCGCTTCTTCATGGCGTAGATATAAACAGATATAAGAGAAAATTTGTTTTAACTCAGCGAATGGCAAAAGACGATAATCTAATGTTGGCAAAAAGCCTTAGGAAAAATCTGACATTTCGCGATAAAAATTTAAATTTCGCATCCGGTACTATTCACCAAAGAATGGACGGTATTTACGATGAAATGGAAATGCTGGCAACTGACATTGAGGAGAACGCTTACACTGAGGCTAAGAATTTCGGCGGCGTGGATTACCATTTCGTCGAACGGATATTCGGTTACCTTCAGGTATTGAGCGCAGTATTTGTTGCATTCGCTCACGGAGCGAACGATGTAGCAAACGCTATCGGACCATTGGCGGCGGCAGTATCAATAATACAGACTAAGACGGTGCTTGTTCAAGTGGGAGTCCCTATCTGGCTGCTGCTGTTAGGCGGCATCGGAATCGCATTAGGAATTGCTACCTTAGGATGGAAAGTAATGGAAACGATAGGGAAAAAGATAACGGAAATTACTCCATCCAGAGGATTCGCCGCTGAGATCAGCGCCGCCACCGTTATTGCTGTGGCATCAAAACTCGGTATCCCGATATCAACAACTCATACGCTGGTGGGGGCAGTATTCGGCGTAGGTCTTGCAAGAGGATTAGCATCTTTGAATTTAAGTGTTGTCAGGAATATTATAATCAGCTGGTTTGTTACGGTACCGGCAGGAGCAGTTTTCGCGGTTATCATCTACTACATTCTGAAAGCGATCTTCGGAACATAA